One window of Alosa sapidissima isolate fAloSap1 chromosome 21, fAloSap1.pri, whole genome shotgun sequence genomic DNA carries:
- the LOC121695919 gene encoding uncharacterized protein LOC121695919 isoform X2: protein MSQSHKCDISALLKKSISVQFQFIRLQCKRPELVSLQPMIKWDDISNEKIMDSNEDATAPEKRSITSNNASPSAVQPASTEPTAAEAHMGVHQHLLSTSRIQMQMMPFYEYIMDLSEEEWESFADAMNNPVTKAQFLTVCVTVAKHFTLSALNIIIMPSLARRLGEDPELLKAPDEGHGSANIIGTSPKNPSIIYIEDDLDVMEVNKGVLTKVIHKAGSRSSLRSCDEPPMSSHSSSGKRSSTSLQTTLVPQHGITKELILHNVQRSLTKLNEAGLTAASEEWIDTIVTEVTHTIASTFTETRPDLQNSSRRALSLQKTKSIELMKNISLKLKSYMAQQHKPSKTQASSLVEDNSILVSTTAEAMTTIIHEMETCLDGNEKNHPAKKLLTTMKRAVKILACQSVSSNHIPALDTDDLGELNVCEGEKLGQNSGQCSSIALERLSSDQFCTKAKKAISDVLTEKVKAVHSTSSTGPCFSSGYVLESNINMEDEDLFSSHSPHSVYSVGSMIVDAFVEEITSIVESTECARESFLNEETASETPSGEPSVVPDAPKNQTVEAAKGLYDKVQLKLKEFFKNPLILWRKGMSTPDIETIEAMQVMDVFSAQHSGVQPTSTCSEQLLPRTRPLLRKVHSDGTHSVALGEFYLTQTQLDECTRDALKGVLTTLLSKEAEEPCVPSSAPADTFVEKVIFQLDDLISSSSSMTLESSSDHSSKYSFENVTRTYDSTGRESSSLACLQKLSCEVFQTNALMAVSEAVLKTVRSHNSKGTLDQPYLPERVQVSSFFFLPVETETSDTDTDTPNVDVESAASIMVNQILTDLQGCVESMHSMKVECDKPHKENFFTKASKLYHNLLNKMEDFFTQISFKGIGLVKQLVKEPTKEQNCNSEFEHPTSEERNIQPLVDLKDATKEVLSRVLTLYKDEMVGENAECDTSHAVSTEDKNIIMQLEAYFAPPESPIQRLGNEDYTDETVPSHTKLSQKLSEDEFQSKATKLVSDVLLLTIRKSTDSLDSHKVAGAFISKADPQMEVQNAASDLVTEVTNVVQKLLDSTDTPDIPASPCSYMKKCIDKDIEPSEIISQTTEDADVKIWSKTCKTFQSFRRKLKNVFAKYHLAHSKVEDKDKEAISKVLGFILEELAQSVDLDYSEEQITDNVEEEDDQLMKEPQKSNSYSSTASKSKLSKLRSEVLSGAVLSLSETPAEAPPLRHVYSDMNDMDENESSPINRDSIINIVNTISAELVQNDSLSPAQDLTSVGERLERLLCNDRLSSLSHNLCNLIHHLYIKDQKGMMATKSVSDSLLLNLGQSGKFPKNDIVRQFVQIYAEETVKHFFLPCFNIPSPWKMDVGGVFQHASSSASCLSFLHSLSEIVPQSASRSPSQILQSTLQDLPTVMARNVINLLAPTLQTTGELEAQTDQQPLPDNMCLFSRPSSGDPTQISATKDIGMGFSYSSLNPVDSTSEDYTNLVSILVIRLLSKLKDQESLADDMLDISRVLIDRIITEIDAALGIAKSKACPHDVRIRKVFKTIYNDLLHEFGGKEILLKAMMSEDPCFETCLVTSLTREFMQTTDMPNPKEEKTKKWTLGFLPKISKIKTFLGLKKSKSGNNGEAQSTNMDQNLDPISAHAVPTVLCAGCLPCVAPVASSGTTTSASPEKKPRRGFFSRIISSLSRKSPKICPETLH, encoded by the exons ATGTCACAAAGCCACAAATGTGACATCAGTGCCTTACTGAAGAAGTCcatttcagttcagtttcagTTCATTAGGCTACAATGCAAGCGACCAGAGCTGGTTAGCCTACAGCCTATGATAAAATGGGATGATATTTCAAACGAAAAG ATAATGGATTCTAATGAGGATGCAACTGCACCGGAGAAGAGAAGCATCACATCTAATAATG CTTCTCCATCTGCAGTTCAGCCAGCCTCCACAGAGCCCACAGCAGCAGAGGCTCACATGGGAGTCCATCAGCACTTACTTTCCACCTCCAGGATCCAGATGCAGATGATGCCATTTTATGAGTACATTATGGATCTCAGTGAGGA GGAATGGGAATCATTTGCTGATGCTATGAACAACCCT GTGACAAAGGCACAGTTTCTCACAGTGTGCGTGACCGTAGCGAAACATTTTACTTTGAGTGCACTAAACATCATCATCATGCCAAGCCTTGCAAGAAGGCTAGGAGAGGACCCAGAATTGTTGAAGGCACCAGACGAGGGCCATGGCTCTGCAAACATCATCGGCACCAGTCCAAAAAACCCATCTATCATTTACATTGAGGATGATCTGGATGTCATGGAAGTTAATAAGGGGGTATTGACCAAGGTCATTCATAAAGCAGGTAGCAGGTCATCTCTAAGATCCTGTGATGAGCCACCCATGAGCTCACACAGTTCTTCTGGAAAGAG GTCCAGCACCTCCCTGCAGACTACTTTAGTACCCCAGCATGGCATCACAAAGGAACTTATCCTGCACAATGTCCAGAGGAGTCTTACTAAATTGAATGAAGCTGGCTTGACTGCAGCTTCAGAAGAATGGATTGACACCATCGTGACAGAAGTCACACATACAATAGCTTCAACCTTTACCGAGACCAGGCCAGATCTGCAAAACTCATCAAGACGTGCACTTTCACTTCAAAAGACCAAGAGCATTGAACTGATGAAAAATATTTCTTTGAAGTTGAAATCATATATGGCTCAACAACATAAGCCCTCAAAAACCCAGGCTTCTTCTCTTGTGGAAGACAATTCCATACTGGTCTCAACTACTGCAGAGGCAATGACTACCATCATACATGAAATGGAAACATGTTTGGATGGAAATGAAAAGAACCATCCTGCTAAAAAACTACTAACGACCATGAAGAGGGCTGTTAAAATTCTGGCTTGCCAAAGTGTTTCTTCGAACCATATTCCTGCTCTTGATACTGATGACCTTGGTGAGCTCAACGTTTGTGAGGGAGAAAAGCTTGGCCAGAATTCAGGCCAATGTTCAAGTATTGCATTGGAGAGGCTCTCTAGTGACCAATTCTGCACAAAGGCAAAGAAGGCTATCAGTGATGTTCTCACTGAAAAGGTCAAAGCTGTGCATTCCACGTCCTCAACTGGACCTTGCTTTTCATCTGGGTATGTTCTTGAGAGTAACATCAATATGGAAGACGAGGATCTTTTCTCTAGCCACTCTCCTCATTCAGTTTACTCTGTTGGTTCCATGATTGTCGATGCATTTGTGGAGGAGATTACATCTATAGTAGAATCCACTGAATGTGCAAGAGAATCATTTCTAAATGAGGAAACAGCAAGTGAAACCCCATCTGGCGAGCCCTCGGTGGTACCAGATGCACCCAAGAATCAGACTGTTGAAGCGGCAAAAGGGCTTTACGACAAAGTCCAACTAAAGTTAAAGGAGTTTTTCAAGAACCCACTGATTCTGTGGCGCAAAGGCATGTCAACCCCTGATATCGAAACAATAGAGGCCATGCAGGTTATGGATGTTTTTTCTGCTCAGCACTCAGGTGTGCAACCAACCAGTACTTGCAGTGAGCAGTTGCTGCCCCGTACCAGGCCACTGCTTAGAAAAGTACATAGTGATGGCACACATAGTGTGGCTTTAGGTGAGTTTTATTTGACCCAGACTCAACTTGATGAATGCACAAGAGATGCCTTGAAAGGGGTCCTTACCACCCTCTTGTCGAAGGAGGCTGAGGAACCATGTGTACCTTCCAGTGCCCCTGCTGACACATTTGTGGAAAAAGTAATTTTCCAACTGGACGATTTGATCTCTTCAAGCTCTTCAATGACCTTAGAGAGCAGCAGTGATCACTCCAGCAAGTATTCATTTGAGAATGTCACAAGGACTTACGATTCAACAGGCAGAGAGTCCTCTTCTTTGGCATGTCTTCAGAAACTGTCTTGTGAAGTTTTTCAAACAAATGCTCTTATGGCAGTAAGCGAAGCCGTACTTAAAACAGTCAGAAGCCATAATTCTAAAGGCACACTGGATCAACCTTATTTGCCAGAAAGGGTTCAGGTGAGCTCCTTCTTTTTCCTTCCAGTGGAAACAGAGACGTctgacactgacacagacacacctaatGTAGATGTAGAGTCTGCTGCATCAATCATGGTAAATCAGATTTTGACTGACCTGCAGGGATGTGTCGAGTCTATGCATTCAATGAAGGTGGAATGTGACAAGCCACATAAGGAGAATTTCTTCACTAAAGCTTCAAAATTGTATCACAATCTGCTTAACAAAATGGAAGATTTTTTTACTCAAATATCTTTCAAGGGAATAGGCTTGGTCAAACAACTAGTAAAAGAACCTACAAAAGAGCAAAATTGCAACAGTGAGTTTGAGCATCCCACTTCAGAAGAGCGCAACATCCAGCCACTGGTTGATCTCAAGGACGCCACCAAAGAAGTTCTGAGTAGGGTTTTGACATTATACAAAGACGAGATGGTGGGTGAAAATGCAGAGTGTGATACATCACATGCTGTCTCAACTGAAGACAAAAATATAATAATGCAGCTTGAAGCTTATTTTGCCCCACCTGAGTCACCTATTCAAAGACTTGGTAATGAGGATTACACTGATGAAACAGTCCCTTCACATACAAAGCTTAGCCAGAAACTCTCAGAAGATGAGTTTCAAAGTAAAGCCACCAAGCTTGTGAGCGATGTTTTACTGCTCACTATCAGGAAATCAACAGACTCTCTTGATTCACACAAAGTGGCTGGTGCTTTCATTTCCAAGGCAGACCCACAAATGGAGGTTCAGAATGCTGCTTCTGATTTAGTCACAGAAGTGACTAATGTGGTGCAGAAACTTCTGGATTCCACAGACACCCCTGATATTCCAGCAAGCCCATGCTCTTACATGAAAAAATGCATTGATAAGGATATAGAACCTTCTGAAATCATCTCTCAAACAACTGAAGATGCTGATGtgaaaatctggtccaaaacttgcaaaacatTCCAGAGCTTCAGGAGAAAACTAAAAAATGTGTTTGCCAAGTACCACCTCGCACACTCCAAAGTTGAGGACAAAGACAAAGAAGCCATTAGCAAGGTGCTTGGTTTTATTCTGGAGGAACTTGCGCAATCTGTTGATTTGGATTATTCAGAGGAACAGATAACAGACAACGTTGAAGAGGAGGATGACCAGTTAATGAAAGAGCCACAAAAGTCAAATTCTTACTCATCCACTGCTTCCAAAAGCAAATTATCAAAATTGAGGTCTGAGGTCTTATCTGGTGCAGTACTCAGCCTTAGTGAGACACCTGCTGAAGCACCTCCTCTGCGACATGTTTATAGTGACATGAATGATATGGATGAAAATGAGTCCTCTCCTATCAATCGTGATTCAATTATCAACATTGTTAACACCATCTCTGCTGAGCTGGTACAGAATGACTCTCTCTCACCCGCTCAGGATCTTACCTCAGTGGGggaaaggctggagagattgcTATGTAATGATAGACTCAGCTCACTCTCCCACAATCTTTGTAATCTGATTCACCATCTTTACATCAAGGACCAAAAAGGAATGATGGCCACAAAGTCTGTCTCTGATTCTCTTCTTTTGAACTTAGGACAGAGTGGCAaattccccaaaaatgatattgTCAGACAGTTTGTTCAGATATATGCTGAGGAGACGGTGAAGCATTTTTTCCTTCCTTGCTTCAACATTCCATCACCTTGGAAAATGGATGTTGGAGGAGTTTTCCAACATGCTTCATCCTCTGCATCTTGCCTCAGTTTTCTACATTCTTTGTCTGAAATAGTACCCCAAAGTGCCTCGAGATCTCCTTCACAAATACTGCAGAGCACTTTACAAGATCTTCCTACAGTCATGGCAAGGAATGTGATTAACCTGCTAGCCCCGACTCTGCAAACAACAGGGGAATTAGAGGCCCAAACAGACCAGCAGCCATTACCTGATAATATGTGTCTTTTTAGCAGACCTTCTTCAGGTGATCCGACACAGATTTCAGCGACCAAGGATATTGGTATGGGTTTCTCTTATTCCTCTCTGAACCCAGTGGATTCCACCTCAGAGGATTACACCAACCTGGTCTCTATATTAGTCATTAGACTACTTTCTAAGTTGAAGGATCAAGAGTCACTCGCTGACGATATGTTGGACATATCTAGAGTGCTAATTGACAGGATAATCACAGAAATTGATGCTGCCTTGGGCATCGCAAAAAGTAAGGCATGTCCACATGATGTGAGAATCAGAAAAGTCTTCAAAACCATTTACAATGATCTCCTGCATGAGTTTGGCGGTAAGGAGATTCTTCTGAAGGCGATGATGTCAGAGGATCCTTGCTTTGAGACGTGTCTGGTCACCTCCCTAACACGTGAGTTCATGCAAACCACTGATATGCCAAATCCAAAGGAAGAGAAGACCAAGAAGTGGACACTTGGGTTCCTACCAAAAATCTCCAAAATCAAAACCTTTCTTGGTCTGAAG AAATCAAAGTCAGGCAATAATGGAGAGGCGCAGTCCACTAACATGGATCAGAACTTGGATCCGATCTCTGCTCATGCTGTTCCAA CTGTCCTATGTGCAGGCTGCCTACCATGTGTTGCACCAGTTGCCTCGAGTGGCACGACTACATCTGCTTCACCAGAGAAGAAACCTCGCAGGGGCTTTTTCTCCAGAATCATTTCCAGTTTATCCAGAAAATCCCCAAAGATATGCCCAGAGACACTTCATTAA
- the LOC121695919 gene encoding uncharacterized protein LOC121695919 isoform X1, with amino-acid sequence MSQSHKCDISALLKKSISVQFQFIRLQCKRPELVSLQPMIKWDDISNEKKIMDSNEDATAPEKRSITSNNASPSAVQPASTEPTAAEAHMGVHQHLLSTSRIQMQMMPFYEYIMDLSEEEWESFADAMNNPVTKAQFLTVCVTVAKHFTLSALNIIIMPSLARRLGEDPELLKAPDEGHGSANIIGTSPKNPSIIYIEDDLDVMEVNKGVLTKVIHKAGSRSSLRSCDEPPMSSHSSSGKRSSTSLQTTLVPQHGITKELILHNVQRSLTKLNEAGLTAASEEWIDTIVTEVTHTIASTFTETRPDLQNSSRRALSLQKTKSIELMKNISLKLKSYMAQQHKPSKTQASSLVEDNSILVSTTAEAMTTIIHEMETCLDGNEKNHPAKKLLTTMKRAVKILACQSVSSNHIPALDTDDLGELNVCEGEKLGQNSGQCSSIALERLSSDQFCTKAKKAISDVLTEKVKAVHSTSSTGPCFSSGYVLESNINMEDEDLFSSHSPHSVYSVGSMIVDAFVEEITSIVESTECARESFLNEETASETPSGEPSVVPDAPKNQTVEAAKGLYDKVQLKLKEFFKNPLILWRKGMSTPDIETIEAMQVMDVFSAQHSGVQPTSTCSEQLLPRTRPLLRKVHSDGTHSVALGEFYLTQTQLDECTRDALKGVLTTLLSKEAEEPCVPSSAPADTFVEKVIFQLDDLISSSSSMTLESSSDHSSKYSFENVTRTYDSTGRESSSLACLQKLSCEVFQTNALMAVSEAVLKTVRSHNSKGTLDQPYLPERVQVSSFFFLPVETETSDTDTDTPNVDVESAASIMVNQILTDLQGCVESMHSMKVECDKPHKENFFTKASKLYHNLLNKMEDFFTQISFKGIGLVKQLVKEPTKEQNCNSEFEHPTSEERNIQPLVDLKDATKEVLSRVLTLYKDEMVGENAECDTSHAVSTEDKNIIMQLEAYFAPPESPIQRLGNEDYTDETVPSHTKLSQKLSEDEFQSKATKLVSDVLLLTIRKSTDSLDSHKVAGAFISKADPQMEVQNAASDLVTEVTNVVQKLLDSTDTPDIPASPCSYMKKCIDKDIEPSEIISQTTEDADVKIWSKTCKTFQSFRRKLKNVFAKYHLAHSKVEDKDKEAISKVLGFILEELAQSVDLDYSEEQITDNVEEEDDQLMKEPQKSNSYSSTASKSKLSKLRSEVLSGAVLSLSETPAEAPPLRHVYSDMNDMDENESSPINRDSIINIVNTISAELVQNDSLSPAQDLTSVGERLERLLCNDRLSSLSHNLCNLIHHLYIKDQKGMMATKSVSDSLLLNLGQSGKFPKNDIVRQFVQIYAEETVKHFFLPCFNIPSPWKMDVGGVFQHASSSASCLSFLHSLSEIVPQSASRSPSQILQSTLQDLPTVMARNVINLLAPTLQTTGELEAQTDQQPLPDNMCLFSRPSSGDPTQISATKDIGMGFSYSSLNPVDSTSEDYTNLVSILVIRLLSKLKDQESLADDMLDISRVLIDRIITEIDAALGIAKSKACPHDVRIRKVFKTIYNDLLHEFGGKEILLKAMMSEDPCFETCLVTSLTREFMQTTDMPNPKEEKTKKWTLGFLPKISKIKTFLGLKKSKSGNNGEAQSTNMDQNLDPISAHAVPTVLCAGCLPCVAPVASSGTTTSASPEKKPRRGFFSRIISSLSRKSPKICPETLH; translated from the exons ATGTCACAAAGCCACAAATGTGACATCAGTGCCTTACTGAAGAAGTCcatttcagttcagtttcagTTCATTAGGCTACAATGCAAGCGACCAGAGCTGGTTAGCCTACAGCCTATGATAAAATGGGATGATATTTCAAACGAAAAG AAGATAATGGATTCTAATGAGGATGCAACTGCACCGGAGAAGAGAAGCATCACATCTAATAATG CTTCTCCATCTGCAGTTCAGCCAGCCTCCACAGAGCCCACAGCAGCAGAGGCTCACATGGGAGTCCATCAGCACTTACTTTCCACCTCCAGGATCCAGATGCAGATGATGCCATTTTATGAGTACATTATGGATCTCAGTGAGGA GGAATGGGAATCATTTGCTGATGCTATGAACAACCCT GTGACAAAGGCACAGTTTCTCACAGTGTGCGTGACCGTAGCGAAACATTTTACTTTGAGTGCACTAAACATCATCATCATGCCAAGCCTTGCAAGAAGGCTAGGAGAGGACCCAGAATTGTTGAAGGCACCAGACGAGGGCCATGGCTCTGCAAACATCATCGGCACCAGTCCAAAAAACCCATCTATCATTTACATTGAGGATGATCTGGATGTCATGGAAGTTAATAAGGGGGTATTGACCAAGGTCATTCATAAAGCAGGTAGCAGGTCATCTCTAAGATCCTGTGATGAGCCACCCATGAGCTCACACAGTTCTTCTGGAAAGAG GTCCAGCACCTCCCTGCAGACTACTTTAGTACCCCAGCATGGCATCACAAAGGAACTTATCCTGCACAATGTCCAGAGGAGTCTTACTAAATTGAATGAAGCTGGCTTGACTGCAGCTTCAGAAGAATGGATTGACACCATCGTGACAGAAGTCACACATACAATAGCTTCAACCTTTACCGAGACCAGGCCAGATCTGCAAAACTCATCAAGACGTGCACTTTCACTTCAAAAGACCAAGAGCATTGAACTGATGAAAAATATTTCTTTGAAGTTGAAATCATATATGGCTCAACAACATAAGCCCTCAAAAACCCAGGCTTCTTCTCTTGTGGAAGACAATTCCATACTGGTCTCAACTACTGCAGAGGCAATGACTACCATCATACATGAAATGGAAACATGTTTGGATGGAAATGAAAAGAACCATCCTGCTAAAAAACTACTAACGACCATGAAGAGGGCTGTTAAAATTCTGGCTTGCCAAAGTGTTTCTTCGAACCATATTCCTGCTCTTGATACTGATGACCTTGGTGAGCTCAACGTTTGTGAGGGAGAAAAGCTTGGCCAGAATTCAGGCCAATGTTCAAGTATTGCATTGGAGAGGCTCTCTAGTGACCAATTCTGCACAAAGGCAAAGAAGGCTATCAGTGATGTTCTCACTGAAAAGGTCAAAGCTGTGCATTCCACGTCCTCAACTGGACCTTGCTTTTCATCTGGGTATGTTCTTGAGAGTAACATCAATATGGAAGACGAGGATCTTTTCTCTAGCCACTCTCCTCATTCAGTTTACTCTGTTGGTTCCATGATTGTCGATGCATTTGTGGAGGAGATTACATCTATAGTAGAATCCACTGAATGTGCAAGAGAATCATTTCTAAATGAGGAAACAGCAAGTGAAACCCCATCTGGCGAGCCCTCGGTGGTACCAGATGCACCCAAGAATCAGACTGTTGAAGCGGCAAAAGGGCTTTACGACAAAGTCCAACTAAAGTTAAAGGAGTTTTTCAAGAACCCACTGATTCTGTGGCGCAAAGGCATGTCAACCCCTGATATCGAAACAATAGAGGCCATGCAGGTTATGGATGTTTTTTCTGCTCAGCACTCAGGTGTGCAACCAACCAGTACTTGCAGTGAGCAGTTGCTGCCCCGTACCAGGCCACTGCTTAGAAAAGTACATAGTGATGGCACACATAGTGTGGCTTTAGGTGAGTTTTATTTGACCCAGACTCAACTTGATGAATGCACAAGAGATGCCTTGAAAGGGGTCCTTACCACCCTCTTGTCGAAGGAGGCTGAGGAACCATGTGTACCTTCCAGTGCCCCTGCTGACACATTTGTGGAAAAAGTAATTTTCCAACTGGACGATTTGATCTCTTCAAGCTCTTCAATGACCTTAGAGAGCAGCAGTGATCACTCCAGCAAGTATTCATTTGAGAATGTCACAAGGACTTACGATTCAACAGGCAGAGAGTCCTCTTCTTTGGCATGTCTTCAGAAACTGTCTTGTGAAGTTTTTCAAACAAATGCTCTTATGGCAGTAAGCGAAGCCGTACTTAAAACAGTCAGAAGCCATAATTCTAAAGGCACACTGGATCAACCTTATTTGCCAGAAAGGGTTCAGGTGAGCTCCTTCTTTTTCCTTCCAGTGGAAACAGAGACGTctgacactgacacagacacacctaatGTAGATGTAGAGTCTGCTGCATCAATCATGGTAAATCAGATTTTGACTGACCTGCAGGGATGTGTCGAGTCTATGCATTCAATGAAGGTGGAATGTGACAAGCCACATAAGGAGAATTTCTTCACTAAAGCTTCAAAATTGTATCACAATCTGCTTAACAAAATGGAAGATTTTTTTACTCAAATATCTTTCAAGGGAATAGGCTTGGTCAAACAACTAGTAAAAGAACCTACAAAAGAGCAAAATTGCAACAGTGAGTTTGAGCATCCCACTTCAGAAGAGCGCAACATCCAGCCACTGGTTGATCTCAAGGACGCCACCAAAGAAGTTCTGAGTAGGGTTTTGACATTATACAAAGACGAGATGGTGGGTGAAAATGCAGAGTGTGATACATCACATGCTGTCTCAACTGAAGACAAAAATATAATAATGCAGCTTGAAGCTTATTTTGCCCCACCTGAGTCACCTATTCAAAGACTTGGTAATGAGGATTACACTGATGAAACAGTCCCTTCACATACAAAGCTTAGCCAGAAACTCTCAGAAGATGAGTTTCAAAGTAAAGCCACCAAGCTTGTGAGCGATGTTTTACTGCTCACTATCAGGAAATCAACAGACTCTCTTGATTCACACAAAGTGGCTGGTGCTTTCATTTCCAAGGCAGACCCACAAATGGAGGTTCAGAATGCTGCTTCTGATTTAGTCACAGAAGTGACTAATGTGGTGCAGAAACTTCTGGATTCCACAGACACCCCTGATATTCCAGCAAGCCCATGCTCTTACATGAAAAAATGCATTGATAAGGATATAGAACCTTCTGAAATCATCTCTCAAACAACTGAAGATGCTGATGtgaaaatctggtccaaaacttgcaaaacatTCCAGAGCTTCAGGAGAAAACTAAAAAATGTGTTTGCCAAGTACCACCTCGCACACTCCAAAGTTGAGGACAAAGACAAAGAAGCCATTAGCAAGGTGCTTGGTTTTATTCTGGAGGAACTTGCGCAATCTGTTGATTTGGATTATTCAGAGGAACAGATAACAGACAACGTTGAAGAGGAGGATGACCAGTTAATGAAAGAGCCACAAAAGTCAAATTCTTACTCATCCACTGCTTCCAAAAGCAAATTATCAAAATTGAGGTCTGAGGTCTTATCTGGTGCAGTACTCAGCCTTAGTGAGACACCTGCTGAAGCACCTCCTCTGCGACATGTTTATAGTGACATGAATGATATGGATGAAAATGAGTCCTCTCCTATCAATCGTGATTCAATTATCAACATTGTTAACACCATCTCTGCTGAGCTGGTACAGAATGACTCTCTCTCACCCGCTCAGGATCTTACCTCAGTGGGggaaaggctggagagattgcTATGTAATGATAGACTCAGCTCACTCTCCCACAATCTTTGTAATCTGATTCACCATCTTTACATCAAGGACCAAAAAGGAATGATGGCCACAAAGTCTGTCTCTGATTCTCTTCTTTTGAACTTAGGACAGAGTGGCAaattccccaaaaatgatattgTCAGACAGTTTGTTCAGATATATGCTGAGGAGACGGTGAAGCATTTTTTCCTTCCTTGCTTCAACATTCCATCACCTTGGAAAATGGATGTTGGAGGAGTTTTCCAACATGCTTCATCCTCTGCATCTTGCCTCAGTTTTCTACATTCTTTGTCTGAAATAGTACCCCAAAGTGCCTCGAGATCTCCTTCACAAATACTGCAGAGCACTTTACAAGATCTTCCTACAGTCATGGCAAGGAATGTGATTAACCTGCTAGCCCCGACTCTGCAAACAACAGGGGAATTAGAGGCCCAAACAGACCAGCAGCCATTACCTGATAATATGTGTCTTTTTAGCAGACCTTCTTCAGGTGATCCGACACAGATTTCAGCGACCAAGGATATTGGTATGGGTTTCTCTTATTCCTCTCTGAACCCAGTGGATTCCACCTCAGAGGATTACACCAACCTGGTCTCTATATTAGTCATTAGACTACTTTCTAAGTTGAAGGATCAAGAGTCACTCGCTGACGATATGTTGGACATATCTAGAGTGCTAATTGACAGGATAATCACAGAAATTGATGCTGCCTTGGGCATCGCAAAAAGTAAGGCATGTCCACATGATGTGAGAATCAGAAAAGTCTTCAAAACCATTTACAATGATCTCCTGCATGAGTTTGGCGGTAAGGAGATTCTTCTGAAGGCGATGATGTCAGAGGATCCTTGCTTTGAGACGTGTCTGGTCACCTCCCTAACACGTGAGTTCATGCAAACCACTGATATGCCAAATCCAAAGGAAGAGAAGACCAAGAAGTGGACACTTGGGTTCCTACCAAAAATCTCCAAAATCAAAACCTTTCTTGGTCTGAAG AAATCAAAGTCAGGCAATAATGGAGAGGCGCAGTCCACTAACATGGATCAGAACTTGGATCCGATCTCTGCTCATGCTGTTCCAA CTGTCCTATGTGCAGGCTGCCTACCATGTGTTGCACCAGTTGCCTCGAGTGGCACGACTACATCTGCTTCACCAGAGAAGAAACCTCGCAGGGGCTTTTTCTCCAGAATCATTTCCAGTTTATCCAGAAAATCCCCAAAGATATGCCCAGAGACACTTCATTAA